In one window of Streptomyces sp. FXJ1.172 DNA:
- a CDS encoding acyl-CoA carboxylase subunit beta has translation MTTLTSALDPGSPDHRAHRASMLAKLAELDAEHAKALAGGGEKYVQRHRERGKLLARERIELLLDPDTPFLELSPLAAWGSDYTVGASLVTGIGVVEGVECLITANDPTVRGGASNPWSLKKALRANDIALANRLPCISLVESGGADLPSQKEIFIPGGAIFRDLTRLSAAGIPTVAVVFGNSTAGGAYVPGMSDHVIMVKERAKVFLGGPPLVKMATGEESDDESLGGAEMHARVSGLADYFAVDEPDALRQARRVVARLGHRKAYPDPGPAEPPKYDPEELLGIVPGDLKTPFDPREVVARIVDGSDFDEFKPLYGTSLVTGWAALHGYPVGILANAQGVLFSAESQKAAQFIQLANQRDIPLLFLHNTTGYMVGKEYEQGGIIKHGAMMINAVSNSRVPHLSVLMGASYGAGHYGMCGRAYDPRFLFAWPSAKSAVMGPQQLAGVLSIVARQSAAAKGRPYDEDADAGLRAMVEQQIESESLPMFLSGRLYDDGVIDPRDTRTVLGLCLSAIHTAPYEGARGGFGVFRM, from the coding sequence GTGACCACCCTGACCTCGGCCCTGGACCCGGGCAGCCCCGACCACCGCGCCCACCGCGCATCCATGCTCGCCAAGCTCGCCGAACTCGACGCCGAGCACGCCAAGGCGCTCGCGGGCGGCGGTGAGAAATATGTCCAACGGCACCGGGAGCGGGGCAAGCTGCTCGCCCGGGAACGGATCGAGCTGCTCCTCGACCCCGACACCCCGTTCCTCGAGCTGTCCCCGCTGGCCGCCTGGGGCAGTGACTACACCGTCGGCGCCTCGCTCGTCACCGGGATCGGCGTGGTCGAGGGCGTGGAGTGCCTGATCACCGCCAACGACCCGACCGTGCGCGGCGGCGCGAGCAACCCGTGGAGCCTGAAGAAGGCCCTGCGTGCCAACGACATCGCGCTCGCCAACCGGCTGCCCTGCATCAGCCTGGTGGAGTCGGGCGGCGCGGACCTGCCCTCCCAGAAGGAGATCTTCATCCCGGGCGGCGCCATCTTCCGCGACCTCACCCGGCTGTCCGCCGCCGGCATCCCGACCGTCGCGGTCGTCTTCGGCAACTCCACCGCCGGCGGCGCCTACGTCCCCGGCATGTCGGACCACGTGATCATGGTCAAGGAGCGGGCCAAGGTCTTCCTCGGCGGGCCGCCGCTGGTGAAGATGGCCACCGGCGAGGAGAGCGACGACGAGTCCCTGGGCGGCGCGGAGATGCACGCGCGCGTGTCGGGCCTCGCCGACTACTTCGCCGTGGACGAGCCGGACGCGCTGCGCCAGGCCCGGCGGGTGGTCGCCCGGCTGGGCCACCGCAAGGCGTACCCGGATCCGGGCCCCGCCGAGCCGCCCAAGTACGACCCGGAGGAACTGCTGGGCATCGTCCCCGGCGACCTCAAGACCCCCTTCGACCCGCGCGAGGTCGTCGCCCGCATCGTCGACGGCTCCGACTTCGACGAGTTCAAGCCGCTGTACGGGACCAGCCTGGTGACCGGCTGGGCCGCCCTGCACGGCTATCCGGTGGGCATCCTCGCGAACGCCCAGGGAGTCCTGTTCAGCGCCGAGTCGCAGAAGGCCGCCCAGTTCATCCAGCTCGCCAACCAGCGCGACATCCCGCTGCTGTTCCTGCACAACACCACCGGCTACATGGTCGGCAAGGAGTACGAGCAGGGCGGGATCATCAAGCACGGCGCGATGATGATCAACGCGGTCAGCAACAGCCGCGTCCCGCACCTGTCGGTCCTCATGGGGGCGTCGTACGGCGCCGGGCACTACGGGATGTGCGGGCGCGCCTACGACCCGCGTTTCCTGTTCGCCTGGCCCAGCGCCAAGTCGGCCGTCATGGGCCCGCAGCAGTTGGCCGGCGTGCTGTCCATCGTGGCCCGCCAGTCGGCGGCGGCGAAGGGCCGGCCCTACGACGAGGACGCGGACGCGGGCCTGCGCGCCATGGTGGAGCAGCAGATCGAGTCCGAGTCGCTGCCGATGTTCCTGTCCGGGCGGCTGTACGACGACGGTGTCATCGACCCGCGCGACACCCGCACCGTTCTCGGCCTGTGCCTGTCCGCGATCCACACCGCCCCCTACGAGGGCGCGCGCGGCGGCTTCGGCGTCTTCCGGATGTGA
- a CDS encoding acetyl/propionyl/methylcrotonyl-CoA carboxylase subunit alpha, whose product MISTLLVANRGEIACRIFRTCDELGIRTVAVHSDADENALHARVAGTAVRLPGAAPAETYLRGDLIVKAALAAGADAVHPGYGFLSENADFARAVGDAGLTWIGPSPAAIEAMASKTRAKELMGIAALAESDVTEADLPVLVKAAAGGGGRGMRIVRRLEELSAALEGARAEAASAFGDGEVFVEPYLEHGRHVEVQILADTHGTVWPLGTRDCSLQRRHQKVIEEAPAPGLTEGLAEELRTLAVRAARSVSYVGAGTVEFLVADGRAHFLEMNTRLQVEHPVTEAVFGIDLVAEQIRVAEGHALEKEPPRARGHAIEARVYAEDPARDWAPQTGTLHRLAVPAGVRLDTGYTDGDTIGVHYDPMLAKVVAHAPTRAEALRRLAGALERAELHGPVTNRDLLVRSLRHEEFTAARMDTGFYPRHLAALTAPAPDPYAPLAAALADAHGRSRFGGWRNLPSRPQVKRYEMAGEEHEVHYTHTRDGLTAEGVRVVHADARVVVLEADGVQRRFEVFAYGDEVHVGATRLTALPRFPDPAAQLAPGSLVAPMPGTVVRVAEGLVEGAPVTAGQPLIWLEAMKMQHRITAPAAGTLTALPVSAGQQVQPGTLLAVVEEFSS is encoded by the coding sequence GTGATTTCGACACTGCTCGTGGCCAACCGGGGCGAGATCGCCTGCCGGATCTTCCGCACCTGCGACGAGTTGGGAATCCGGACGGTCGCCGTGCACTCGGACGCCGACGAGAACGCGCTCCACGCGCGCGTGGCCGGCACGGCGGTACGGCTCCCGGGGGCGGCGCCCGCCGAGACGTATCTGCGCGGCGACCTGATCGTGAAGGCGGCCCTGGCCGCCGGCGCGGACGCCGTGCACCCCGGCTACGGCTTCCTCTCCGAGAACGCGGACTTCGCCCGCGCCGTCGGCGACGCCGGCCTGACCTGGATCGGCCCGTCCCCCGCGGCCATCGAGGCGATGGCGTCCAAGACCCGGGCGAAGGAGCTGATGGGGATCGCGGCCCTGGCCGAGTCCGACGTCACCGAGGCCGATCTGCCGGTGCTGGTGAAGGCGGCCGCGGGCGGCGGAGGGCGCGGGATGCGGATCGTACGCCGTCTGGAGGAGCTGAGTGCCGCGCTGGAGGGCGCGCGCGCCGAGGCCGCGAGCGCTTTCGGCGACGGCGAGGTCTTCGTCGAGCCGTACCTGGAGCACGGCCGCCATGTCGAGGTGCAGATCCTCGCCGACACCCACGGCACCGTCTGGCCGCTCGGCACCCGCGACTGCTCCCTCCAGCGCCGCCACCAGAAGGTCATCGAGGAGGCGCCGGCGCCCGGCCTCACCGAGGGGCTCGCCGAGGAGCTGCGCACGCTGGCCGTGCGCGCCGCACGCTCCGTCTCGTACGTGGGCGCCGGCACCGTCGAGTTCCTCGTCGCCGACGGCCGCGCGCACTTCCTGGAGATGAACACCCGCCTCCAGGTCGAACACCCCGTCACGGAAGCCGTGTTCGGCATCGACCTGGTCGCCGAGCAGATCCGTGTCGCCGAGGGCCACGCACTCGAGAAGGAGCCGCCACGCGCGCGTGGCCACGCGATCGAGGCCCGCGTGTACGCCGAGGACCCCGCCCGCGACTGGGCCCCGCAGACCGGCACCCTGCACCGGCTCGCCGTCCCGGCCGGCGTCCGCCTGGACACCGGCTACACGGACGGCGACACCATCGGCGTCCACTACGACCCGATGCTCGCCAAGGTCGTCGCCCACGCCCCCACGCGCGCGGAGGCGCTGCGCAGGCTCGCCGGCGCGCTGGAACGGGCGGAACTCCACGGCCCGGTCACCAACCGCGACCTGCTCGTACGCTCCTTGCGCCACGAGGAGTTCACGGCGGCCCGCATGGACACCGGCTTCTACCCCCGTCACCTCGCCGCCCTCACCGCACCGGCCCCCGACCCGTACGCTCCCTTGGCGGCCGCCCTGGCCGACGCCCACGGCCGCTCACGCTTCGGCGGCTGGCGCAACCTGCCCTCGCGGCCGCAGGTCAAGCGGTACGAGATGGCGGGCGAGGAGCATGAGGTCCACTACACGCACACGCGTGACGGCCTCACAGCGGAGGGCGTGCGGGTCGTGCACGCGGACGCGCGCGTGGTCGTACTCGAAGCGGACGGCGTACAGCGCAGGTTCGAGGTCTTCGCGTACGGCGACGAGGTGCACGTGGGCGCCACCCGTCTCACCGCGCTGCCCCGCTTCCCCGACCCGGCCGCCCAGCTGGCCCCGGGGTCCCTGGTGGCCCCGATGCCGGGCACGGTCGTCCGCGTCGCCGAGGGCCTCGTGGAGGGGGCGCCCGTCACCGCGGGCCAGCCCCTGATCTGGCTGGAGGCGATGAAGATGCAGCACCGGATCACGGCACCGGCGGCGGGCACGCTGACCGCTCTCCCGGTGTCCGCCGGACAGCAAGTGCAGCCAGGAACGCTGCTGGCCGTAGTCGAGGAATTCTCTTCCTAG
- a CDS encoding acyl-CoA dehydrogenase family protein has product MTSVIESEEHKALRSAVAALGKRYGRDYLVRTVAEGRPPAELWSEAGKLGYLGVNLPEEHGGGGGGITELSIVLEELGAAGSPLLMLVVSPAICGTVISRFGTAEQKRAWLPGIADGTRLMAFGITEPDAGSNSHRITTTARRDGTDWLLTGRKVFISGVDIADAVLVVGRTEDARTGRLKPCLFIVPTDAEGFHKHPIDMELNAAEKQFELVLDDVRLPADALVGDEDAGLLQLFAGLNPERIMTAAFAIGMGRYALAKAVEYARDRTVWKAPIGAHQAIAHPLAQAHIDLELARLMMQKAARLYDAGDDMGAGEAANMAKYAAGEACVKAVDQAVHTLGGNGLTREFGLASLITAARVARIAPVSREMILNYVSHQTLGLPKSY; this is encoded by the coding sequence ATGACGTCCGTCATCGAATCCGAAGAACACAAGGCCCTCCGGTCCGCGGTAGCCGCCCTCGGCAAACGCTACGGCCGCGACTACCTCGTCCGCACCGTCGCCGAGGGCAGGCCCCCCGCCGAACTCTGGTCCGAGGCAGGCAAGCTCGGCTACCTCGGCGTCAACCTCCCCGAGGAGCACGGCGGCGGAGGCGGTGGCATCACCGAACTCTCCATAGTCCTCGAAGAGCTGGGTGCCGCGGGCTCCCCCCTGCTCATGCTGGTGGTCTCACCCGCCATCTGCGGCACGGTGATCTCCCGCTTCGGCACCGCGGAACAGAAACGCGCGTGGCTCCCCGGCATCGCCGACGGCACCCGCCTCATGGCGTTCGGCATCACCGAACCCGACGCCGGCTCCAACAGCCACCGCATCACCACCACGGCCCGCCGCGACGGCACCGACTGGCTCCTCACCGGCCGCAAGGTCTTCATCTCCGGCGTCGACATCGCCGACGCGGTCCTCGTCGTCGGCCGCACCGAGGACGCCCGCACCGGGCGCCTCAAGCCCTGCCTGTTCATCGTCCCGACGGACGCCGAGGGCTTCCACAAGCACCCCATCGACATGGAACTGAACGCCGCGGAGAAGCAGTTCGAGCTGGTCCTGGACGACGTACGGCTGCCCGCGGACGCGCTCGTCGGCGACGAGGACGCCGGTCTGCTGCAGCTGTTCGCCGGCCTGAACCCGGAGCGGATCATGACGGCGGCCTTCGCGATCGGCATGGGCCGCTACGCGCTCGCCAAGGCCGTCGAGTACGCCCGCGACCGCACCGTGTGGAAGGCCCCCATCGGCGCCCACCAGGCCATCGCGCACCCCCTGGCACAGGCGCACATCGACCTGGAGCTGGCCCGGCTGATGATGCAGAAGGCCGCCCGCCTCTACGACGCCGGTGACGACATGGGCGCGGGCGAGGCCGCCAACATGGCGAAGTACGCGGCCGGGGAGGCCTGTGTGAAGGCCGTCGACCAGGCCGTGCACACCCTCGGCGGCAACGGCCTCACGCGCGAGTTCGGGCTCGCCTCGTTGATAACGGCCGCACGTGTGGCTCGTATTGCTCCGGTGAGCCGGGAGATGATTCTCAACTACGTCTCCCACCAGACGCTCGGCCTGCCCAAGTCGTACTGA
- a CDS encoding 4-coumarate--CoA ligase family protein translates to MFRSEYADVPPVELPIHEAVLGHAAGFGDQPALVDGTDGTTLTYAQLDRFHRRAAAGLAEAGVRKGDVLALHSPNTIAFPAAFYAATRAGASVTTVHPLATPEEFAGQLRDSGARWIVTVSPLLGVARRAAEVAGGIREIFVCDSADGHRSLAGMLTGTAPEPRPGIDPARDVAALPYSSGTTGVPKGVMLTHRQIATNLAQLDSAVPAGPGDRILAVLPFFHIYGLTALMNAPLRKGATVVVLPRFDLETFLAAIHNHRITGLYVAPPIVLALAKHPAVADYDLSSLKYVISAAAPLDAHLARACAERLGLPPIGQAYGMTELSPGTHVVPLDRLHDAPAGTVGRLIAGTEMRIVALDDPGKDLGTGESGEILIRGPQVMKGYLGRPDATTAMIDTDGWLHTGDVGYVDPGGWLFVVDRVKELIKYKGFQVAPAELEALLLTHPGIADAAVIGTYNDDGNEVPHAFVVRRPTAGDLTENEILLHVAERVAPYKRVRLVTFIDTVPRAASGKILRRELRALREHT, encoded by the coding sequence GTGTTCCGCAGCGAGTACGCAGACGTCCCGCCCGTAGAACTCCCCATCCACGAGGCCGTCCTGGGCCACGCCGCCGGCTTCGGGGACCAGCCCGCCCTCGTCGACGGCACGGACGGCACCACGCTCACGTACGCGCAGCTGGACCGGTTCCACCGGCGCGCCGCCGCCGGGCTCGCCGAGGCGGGCGTCCGCAAGGGCGACGTCCTCGCCCTGCACAGCCCCAACACGATCGCCTTCCCGGCCGCCTTCTACGCGGCCACGCGCGCGGGTGCCTCCGTCACCACGGTGCACCCGCTCGCCACCCCCGAGGAGTTCGCGGGGCAGCTCCGGGACAGCGGCGCCCGCTGGATCGTCACCGTCTCGCCCCTGCTCGGGGTCGCCCGCCGGGCCGCCGAAGTCGCGGGCGGCATACGGGAGATCTTCGTCTGCGACAGCGCGGACGGGCACCGCTCCCTGGCCGGCATGCTCACCGGCACCGCCCCCGAGCCGCGGCCCGGGATCGACCCGGCCCGGGACGTCGCCGCGCTGCCGTACTCCTCCGGCACCACCGGCGTCCCCAAGGGCGTCATGCTCACCCACCGGCAGATCGCCACCAACCTCGCCCAGCTGGACAGCGCCGTCCCGGCCGGCCCCGGCGACCGCATCCTCGCCGTCCTGCCGTTCTTCCACATCTACGGCCTCACCGCCCTGATGAACGCGCCGCTGCGCAAGGGCGCCACCGTCGTCGTCCTGCCCCGCTTCGACCTGGAGACCTTCCTCGCCGCCATCCACAACCACCGCATCACCGGGCTGTACGTCGCCCCGCCGATCGTCCTCGCCCTCGCCAAGCACCCGGCGGTCGCCGACTACGACCTGTCCTCGCTGAAGTACGTCATCAGCGCCGCCGCCCCGCTGGACGCCCACCTCGCGCGCGCGTGCGCCGAGCGCCTCGGCCTGCCCCCGATCGGCCAGGCCTACGGCATGACGGAACTGTCACCCGGCACGCACGTCGTCCCCCTGGACCGCCTGCACGACGCCCCCGCCGGAACCGTCGGCAGGCTGATCGCCGGCACCGAGATGCGGATCGTCGCCCTGGACGACCCCGGCAAGGACCTCGGCACCGGCGAGTCCGGCGAGATCCTGATCCGCGGCCCCCAGGTGATGAAGGGCTACCTCGGCCGACCCGACGCCACCACCGCAATGATCGACACCGACGGCTGGCTGCACACCGGCGACGTCGGGTACGTCGACCCGGGCGGCTGGCTCTTCGTCGTGGACCGGGTGAAGGAACTCATCAAGTACAAGGGCTTCCAGGTGGCGCCCGCCGAACTCGAGGCGCTGCTCCTGACCCACCCCGGCATCGCCGACGCCGCCGTCATCGGCACCTACAACGACGACGGCAACGAGGTCCCGCACGCCTTCGTCGTCCGCCGGCCCACCGCCGGGGACCTCACCGAGAACGAGATCCTCCTCCACGTCGCCGAACGCGTCGCCCCCTACAAACGCGTCCGGCTGGTCACCTTCATCGACACCGTCCCGCGCGCGGCCTCCGGCAAGATCCTGCGCCGCGAACTCCGCGCACTCAGGGAGCACACGTGA
- a CDS encoding enoyl-CoA hydratase family protein, whose amino-acid sequence MSTPIGRTRARGVETLSLDATGTRNALSASLVSGLANALAGCAEDEDVRAVVLTHTGTTFSAGADLRDPPAPDALVGLLRQIVELPKPVVARVTGHVRAGGLGLLAACDIAAASAAATFAFTEVRIGVAPAVISLPVIPRADPRALARHYLTGERFDPAEAVRLGLLTTTADDVDEALAPILDGLRRSSPQALAETKRLLTARVLETFDRDAAHLTALSARLFASGQAREGMTAFLEKRDAAWVV is encoded by the coding sequence GTGAGCACACCGATCGGACGCACGCGCGCGCGTGGCGTCGAAACCCTCAGCCTCGACGCCACCGGCACCCGCAACGCTCTCTCCGCGTCCCTCGTCTCCGGCCTGGCGAACGCGCTGGCCGGGTGCGCCGAGGACGAGGACGTACGGGCCGTCGTCCTCACCCACACCGGCACCACCTTCAGCGCGGGCGCCGACCTGCGCGACCCTCCCGCCCCGGACGCCCTCGTCGGCCTGCTCCGGCAGATCGTGGAGCTGCCCAAGCCGGTCGTGGCCCGGGTGACCGGCCACGTCCGCGCGGGCGGGCTCGGCCTGCTGGCCGCCTGCGACATCGCCGCCGCGTCGGCCGCCGCCACCTTCGCCTTCACCGAGGTCCGCATCGGGGTCGCGCCCGCGGTGATCTCCCTGCCGGTCATCCCGCGCGCCGACCCGCGTGCCCTGGCCCGTCACTACCTCACCGGCGAGCGCTTCGATCCGGCCGAGGCCGTGCGCCTGGGCCTGCTGACCACGACGGCGGACGACGTGGACGAGGCACTCGCCCCGATCCTCGACGGCCTGCGCCGCTCCAGCCCGCAGGCCCTGGCCGAGACGAAACGGCTGCTCACGGCTAGGGTGCTGGAGACATTCGACCGGGACGCGGCGCACCTGACCGCGCTCTCGGCCCGGCTGTTCGCCTCCGGCCAGGCCCGGGAGGGGATGACGGCCTTCCTGGAGAAGCGGGACGCGGCATGGGTGGTGTGA
- a CDS encoding TetR/AcrR family transcriptional regulator, with product MNMTAERDRAPKQDRSRATRQRLLEAAVACLAEHGWAGSTVSAVAERAGVSRGAAQHHFPTREDLFTAAVEYVAEERSTALRALFPGGAADRRAVVAALVGLYTGPLFRAALHLWVAASNEEQLGPRVAELEARVGRETHRIAVELLGADESRPGVRETVQGLLDMARGLGLANLLTDDTARREKVVTQWSALLDAALG from the coding sequence ATGAACATGACGGCGGAACGCGACCGCGCGCCCAAGCAGGACCGCAGCCGGGCCACCCGGCAGCGGCTCCTGGAGGCCGCCGTGGCCTGCCTCGCCGAGCACGGCTGGGCGGGCTCCACCGTCTCCGCCGTGGCCGAACGCGCGGGCGTCTCCCGGGGCGCCGCCCAGCATCACTTCCCGACCCGCGAGGACCTGTTCACCGCGGCCGTCGAGTACGTCGCCGAGGAGCGCTCCACCGCGCTGCGGGCGCTCTTCCCGGGCGGCGCCGCCGACCGCCGGGCCGTCGTCGCGGCCCTCGTCGGCCTCTACACCGGCCCCCTCTTCCGCGCCGCCCTGCACCTGTGGGTCGCCGCCTCCAACGAGGAACAGCTGGGCCCGCGGGTGGCCGAGCTGGAGGCCCGGGTCGGCCGCGAGACCCACCGCATCGCCGTCGAACTGCTCGGCGCCGACGAGAGCCGCCCCGGCGTCCGGGAGACCGTCCAGGGCCTCCTGGACATGGCCCGCGGACTCGGCCTCGCCAACCTCCTCACCGACGACACCGCCCGCCGCGAGAAGGTCGTCACCCAGTGGAGCGCCCTGCTGGACGCGGCGCTGGGCTGA
- a CDS encoding isopenicillin N synthase family dioxygenase, whose amino-acid sequence MTSHTPTATPSYDQLPIIDLSAVDRGPQARALLHAQLHSAAHDVGFFQLVGHGVTRAETDALLTAMRAFFALPEADRLALDNVNSPHFRGYTRTGDERTAGARDWRDQLDIGAERPARVPGPGEPPYWWLQGPNQWPAALPELRTAALAWIDRLSAVAERLLRELLTAIGAPAGFYDPIFGAHSHPHLKLVRYPGSAGDGTDQGVGAHKDYGFLTLLLQDTVGGLQVQREDGHFHDVPPLEGAFVVNLGELLEVATDGYLLATNHRVVSPPGATERFSVPFFYNPRLDARIEPLPFPHAATAPGITTDPSNPLYAEYGYNELKGKLRAHPLVAERHHGKLLTPAA is encoded by the coding sequence ATGACTTCGCACACCCCGACGGCGACCCCGTCGTACGACCAGCTCCCGATCATCGACCTGTCGGCAGTCGACCGCGGCCCCCAGGCCCGCGCCCTGCTGCACGCCCAGTTGCACAGCGCCGCCCACGACGTCGGCTTCTTCCAGCTCGTCGGGCACGGTGTGACCCGGGCCGAGACCGACGCGCTGCTCACCGCCATGCGCGCCTTCTTCGCTCTGCCCGAGGCCGACCGGCTCGCCCTCGACAACGTCAACTCCCCGCACTTTCGCGGCTACACCCGCACCGGCGACGAGCGCACCGCGGGAGCCCGCGACTGGCGCGACCAGCTCGACATCGGCGCCGAACGCCCCGCCCGCGTCCCCGGCCCCGGCGAGCCGCCGTACTGGTGGCTCCAGGGCCCCAACCAGTGGCCGGCCGCGCTCCCCGAGCTGCGCACGGCGGCCCTGGCCTGGATCGACAGGCTGAGCGCGGTCGCGGAGCGCCTCCTGCGTGAACTGCTCACGGCGATCGGCGCTCCGGCCGGCTTCTACGACCCGATCTTCGGCGCGCACTCCCACCCGCACCTCAAGCTCGTCCGTTACCCCGGCAGCGCGGGCGACGGCACCGACCAGGGCGTCGGCGCCCACAAGGACTACGGCTTCCTGACCCTGCTCCTGCAGGACACGGTCGGCGGCCTCCAGGTCCAGCGCGAGGACGGCCACTTCCACGACGTCCCGCCCCTCGAGGGTGCCTTCGTGGTCAACCTCGGCGAACTGCTGGAGGTGGCGACCGACGGCTACCTCCTCGCCACCAACCACCGCGTGGTCAGCCCGCCCGGAGCGACGGAACGCTTCTCGGTCCCGTTCTTCTACAACCCCCGCCTGGACGCGAGGATCGAGCCGCTGCCCTTCCCGCACGCGGCAACGGCTCCCGGCATCACGACCGACCCCTCCAACCCCCTGTACGCCGAGTACGGCTACAACGAACTGAAGGGCAAGCTCAGGGCGCACCCGCTGGTCGCGGAGCGGCACCACGGGAAGCTGCTGACACCGGCGGCGTGA
- a CDS encoding citrate synthase 2 has product MSDFVPGLEGVVAFETEIAEPDKEGGALRYRGVDIEDLVGHVSFGNVWGLLVDGAFNPGLPPAEPFPIPVHSGDIRVDVQAALAMLAPVWGLKPLLDIDERQARDDLARAAVMALSYVAQSARGQGQPMVPQREIDKAQSVVERFMIRWRGEPDPKHVAAVDAYWTSAAEHGMNASTFTARVIASTGADVAAALSGAVGAMSGPLHGGAPSRVLGMIEEIERTGDAAAYVRQALDRGERLMGFGHRVYRAEDPRARVLRRTARELGAPRFEIAEALEKAALEELHNRRPDRVLATNVEFWAAIMLDFAEVPAHMFTSMFTCARTAGWSAHILEQKRTGRLVRPSARYVGPGARGPQDIEGYADIAR; this is encoded by the coding sequence ATGTCCGATTTCGTACCCGGACTCGAGGGAGTCGTCGCGTTCGAGACGGAGATCGCCGAACCGGACAAGGAGGGCGGTGCCCTGCGCTACCGGGGCGTCGACATCGAGGACCTGGTCGGGCACGTCTCGTTCGGGAACGTGTGGGGGCTGCTGGTCGACGGCGCCTTCAACCCCGGCCTGCCGCCCGCCGAGCCGTTCCCGATCCCGGTGCACTCCGGTGACATCCGCGTGGACGTACAGGCTGCCCTCGCCATGCTCGCCCCCGTGTGGGGGCTGAAACCGCTGCTCGACATCGACGAGCGGCAGGCGCGCGACGACCTCGCGCGGGCCGCCGTGATGGCCCTGTCGTACGTCGCCCAGTCCGCGCGCGGGCAGGGGCAGCCGATGGTGCCGCAGCGGGAGATCGACAAGGCGCAGTCGGTGGTCGAGCGGTTCATGATCCGGTGGCGCGGGGAGCCGGACCCCAAGCATGTCGCGGCCGTCGACGCCTACTGGACGTCCGCCGCCGAGCACGGCATGAACGCGTCGACGTTCACGGCGCGCGTGATCGCGTCCACCGGGGCGGACGTCGCCGCCGCGCTGTCCGGCGCGGTCGGCGCCATGTCCGGGCCGCTGCACGGCGGCGCGCCGTCCCGGGTACTCGGGATGATCGAGGAGATCGAGCGCACCGGGGACGCGGCGGCGTACGTCAGGCAGGCGCTGGACCGGGGTGAGCGGCTGATGGGCTTCGGGCACCGGGTGTACCGGGCCGAGGATCCGCGGGCGCGGGTGCTGCGGCGTACGGCGCGGGAGTTGGGGGCACCGCGGTTCGAGATCGCGGAGGCGCTGGAGAAGGCGGCGCTGGAGGAGCTGCACAACCGGCGGCCGGACCGGGTGCTCGCCACCAACGTGGAGTTCTGGGCCGCGATCATGCTGGACTTCGCCGAGGTGCCGGCCCACATGTTCACCTCGATGTTCACGTGCGCGAGGACCGCCGGCTGGTCGGCGCACATCCTGGAGCAGAAGCGCACGGGTCGCCTGGTGCGGCCTTCTGCGAGGTACGTGGGGCCGGGGGCGCGCGGTCCGCAGGACATCGAGGGGTACGCGGACATCGCCCGCTGA